CGCAACGCACCAGGCTCGGGGCCACAGCCTTCCACTGCGACCGGCGGTGGCGCGTGTTGCTGCGCGACATCTTCCGCTTCGGAACAGCCACGGCTACTTCTCCTGTGGATCGTCCCCGCGACCGCGGGGTGCCTTGTCTTGCATGTCCTGCCTGCCGGAGGACTCCCCGGGACCCGAGGTCCCGGCGAACTCCCGCAATGCGGCCCAACGGATGTCGACGGCGTCGTCATGACGGTGGTCGGGGTCCTCCGCGAGCAGCGCCCCGCATTCGGGGCACAGGCCCGGGCAGTCCTCCCGGCACACCGGCTGCAGCGGCAGTGACAGCACCACCGCGTCCCGCAGCACGGGCTCCAGGTCGAACAGGTCGCCCTGGAGGAACAACGTCTCCTCGTCCCCCTCGTCCTCGACGGCGTCCGCCTGACGGCGGCCGTGCCCATCGGTCTCGGGATACGAGAACATCTCCTGGAACTCCGCCTCGCCCTCCCGGGCCAGCGGCTCCAGACACCTTACGCACTCCCCCGCCAACGGCGCCCGGACGATGCCGGTGACCAGCACACCCTCCATCACCGACTCCATACGGAGCTCCACCTCCAGCGGCGCTCCCGCCGGCACCCCGATGACCTCGGTGCCGAGGTCGGCCGGGGCTTCGACCGTGCGGGAGATCCGCTTGAGCGCACCGGGACGCCGCCCAAGCTCGCGTGTGTCGAACACGAGAGGGGCTCGGTGGTCCAGCGGGGCGTTCAGGGCGTTCTGCTTTCTCACGGTGCTGCCTGTGGTGGAAGCCGCGCACGTCGGCCCCTCGGAGAGGGGCCGGGCGGGCGGCCGGGATCACACGTCTGGAGACAGGTGCCACGGCCGAAGGGCCAGCATACTTCACGGGCCGCCGGGCACCCAATCGGCGGCGGTCAGGGGTGCCCCTGCTGGTAGCGGCGGAGCTGCTCCGCGTCGATCATGCCGGTGTCGAAGAGGCTGGTCTCGTCCAGCACCGCCGGGGCCTGGTAGCCGTACGAAGGCGGCTGAGCCGGCTGCTGGGCATAGGGATCCTCCTGGGCATACCCGCCGGCGGCATAGCCGTCGTCTCCGTAGGGCTCGGGCACGTAGGTCCCGTCCTGGGCGTAGGACCCGCCGCCGTAGCCGTCCTGGGCGGTGCCGTAGCCGTCGGCCCGCGCGACGGGCTGGAGCGCGTACGGATCCGGCGCCTCGTAACCGCCGCCGACGGGGGCGGCGGGCGCCGGGACGGGCGCGGGCGCCGGGGCGGCCGGCTCGGGCTGCGGCATGCCGAGGTAGTCGTAGGTGTCCTGGTCGCCGCTCCGGTCGAAGTAGGCGTCGCCGGGCTGCCCGCCCTCGCCGGCCTCCCTCGCCTCCTGCGCGGCCACGTGCTCGGCCAGCTCGTCGCTCGGGCGGTGGCCGGTCAGCTTCTGCCGACCGCGGCCGACCGCCTCCAGAGTCTTGCGCAGCACCGCCTCGATGGCGCCGAACTGGGCGTCCACATAGGCGTCGGCCCGCGCGAGCAGCTCCTGCGGGTCGCCGCGGTCCGGGCCGAGGAGCTTGGCCCGGCCCCGGTCGACCGAGCCGATGGTCTTGCCCAGGACCACCTCGAAGTTGGCCAGCTTGCTGTCCACATAGTCGTCGGCCTCCGCGCGCACCTCGTCGGCCTCCCGGCGGGCCTCGGCGAGGATGCGGGCCGCCTCGTCCTGAGCCTGCCGCACGATCTCGGTGGTCCCGACGAGGGAACCGCGCTCCGCGTGCGCCGCCTCGACGATACGGCGGGCCTCCTGCTGGGCCTCGGCGACGACCTGCTCACGGTCGCCGAGCACTTCCCTGGCCTCGGCCAGCGAGCCGGGCAGCGCCTGGCGGACCTCGTCGAGCCGCGAGAGCAGCTCGGAGCGGTTGATGACGCAGGATGCCGACATGGGCATGCCCTTGGCGCTCCGGACCGCCCTGACGATCTCGTCGAGTTTCTGCTGTACGTCCACGAAACGACTGTACGGCCAACCGGCGACGGGCGGGCACCGGTTGGCGAGGCGGGTGCGGGCTAGCGACGGGCGAGTCTCTCACCGAGCACGCGCAGCACGGGCTCGGGGACCAGGTGGGAGACGTCGCCGCCCCAGGTGGCGACCTCCTTGACCAGGCTGGAGGAGAGGAAGCTGTAGACCGGATTGGTGGGAATGAACATGGTCTCGACGCCGGAGAGGCCGTTGTTCATCTGGGCCATCTGGAGCTCGTAGTCGAAGTCGCTGACCGCCCGCAGGCCCTTGACGATGGCGGGGATGTCGCGCTGCTTGCAGTAGTCGACGAGGAGGCCGTGGAACGCCTCGACCACGACGTTGCCATAGCCGCCGGCGCACTCCTCGATCAGGGCTATGCGCTCCTCGATGCTGAACAGCCCCTGCTTGGACTTGTTGATCATGACGGCAACGTGGACGACGTCGTAGAGCTTCGAGGCGCGGGCGACGATGTCGAGGTGGCCATTGGTGATGGGATCGAAGGACCCCGGACAGACTGCGCGGCGCAACGGTTCCTCCTCGCTCTCCCGGCCCCTCATGGCCGGTCGCTTACGTGGTGGGCGGCGGGCCGGCCATACCAGAGAGTTCCCTCGCCGTAGCGGCGTGAACGCAGCCCCTGGAATCCGTCCGGCCAGTCGAAGGCACCGCCCCGGGTGCTGCGCTCCACCGTGACGACGGCATCGGCCGCTAGCCAGCCATTTGTCACGAGTGTGAGCAGAATCTCGCGAAGATCGTCATCGCCCACGGCGTAGGGCGGATCCAGGAAAACCAGGTCATAGGAGGCGCCGTCGGGCGGCGCCGCCGCGAGCTGCTCGGCCCGCGCGGAGCGCAGCTCGGCGCCGGGCAGTCCGAGGGAGCGGATGTTGTCCCTGATGGTCCTGGCGGCTCGCGCGTCGGTCTCGGCGAGCAGGGTGTGGGCGGCGCCCCGGGAGAGCGCCTCCAGGCCGACGGCACCCGAGCCGCCGTAGAGGTCGAGCACCCGGGCTCCGTCCAGCGAGCCCCGCAGCGCGGTCCAGGTGGAGAACAGACCCTCGCGCGCCCGGTCGGACGTCGGGCGGGTGCCGCCGCCCGGCGGCACGGCCAGCCGCCGCCCGCCGGCGATACCGGCGATCACGCGGGTCATGGGCGTCCTCGTCCTCACAGCTCTCGTCCGTCAGCCGTCGGACACCACGCTATACGGGCCCCTCGCCCAGGAGCACGGCGAGGGGCCCGGAGGACGCTCCGGAGAGGAGCGTCAGGCGTCACCTCCCCGGACGCGAACGTGCCGCTGGGCGGCGCGTCCCGCGCTCAGCACATCCGGGTAGACCTCGCAGACAAGCCCGCCGTCCACCGTGCGGTCGTGTTCCAGCTCGTACAGACACAGCTCGCTGTCGTCATCGAGCAGGAAGGCGTGCTCGTAGAGGGAGCACCAGTGCCCGCCGCCGGCGTGGCCGCGGGGCTCGGGCAGCCGCTCGATGCCATACCCGCGGGCGGCCGACAGCAGGCGGAGTATCTCCTCGCCCGGCCGGTCGGTGTTGACCGCTCGGCGGAGCAGCCGACGGGCGTGCTCCGACGAGTCCTGCCCCGGGTACGCCCGTTGGCCGGGGATTCCGACTCCCAGCACGGTGAGCGCGTCCGGCCCGAGGCTCCGGTCCCGCGGAGCTTCGCGGCGATCGGTCATGCTGAATCCTTCCGGTATGCGGCGTCCGATGCCCGTGCGTACTCACCGTAGTCCCCCGGATGCGCTCCGGGGGACCCCCTTTACGGAATCAAGAACATGTGCGCGGCGGATGAGCACCCGCTGAGCACGCCGTCACCCCTCGGTCGTCTCCTCCGTCGTGCCGA
Above is a window of Streptomyces sp. NBC_01803 DNA encoding:
- the rpmF gene encoding 50S ribosomal protein L32; this encodes MAVPKRKMSRSNTRHRRSQWKAVAPSLVRCERCQEPRLQHTACGNCGTYNRRQVLEV
- a CDS encoding YceD family protein translates to MRKQNALNAPLDHRAPLVFDTRELGRRPGALKRISRTVEAPADLGTEVIGVPAGAPLEVELRMESVMEGVLVTGIVRAPLAGECVRCLEPLAREGEAEFQEMFSYPETDGHGRRQADAVEDEGDEETLFLQGDLFDLEPVLRDAVVLSLPLQPVCREDCPGLCPECGALLAEDPDHRHDDAVDIRWAALREFAGTSGPGESSGRQDMQDKAPRGRGDDPQEK
- a CDS encoding ATP synthase F0 subunit B produces the protein MDVQQKLDEIVRAVRSAKGMPMSASCVINRSELLSRLDEVRQALPGSLAEAREVLGDREQVVAEAQQEARRIVEAAHAERGSLVGTTEIVRQAQDEAARILAEARREADEVRAEADDYVDSKLANFEVVLGKTIGSVDRGRAKLLGPDRGDPQELLARADAYVDAQFGAIEAVLRKTLEAVGRGRQKLTGHRPSDELAEHVAAQEAREAGEGGQPGDAYFDRSGDQDTYDYLGMPQPEPAAPAPAPVPAPAAPVGGGYEAPDPYALQPVARADGYGTAQDGYGGGSYAQDGTYVPEPYGDDGYAAGGYAQEDPYAQQPAQPPSYGYQAPAVLDETSLFDTGMIDAEQLRRYQQGHP
- the coaD gene encoding pantetheine-phosphate adenylyltransferase, whose product is MRRAVCPGSFDPITNGHLDIVARASKLYDVVHVAVMINKSKQGLFSIEERIALIEECAGGYGNVVVEAFHGLLVDYCKQRDIPAIVKGLRAVSDFDYELQMAQMNNGLSGVETMFIPTNPVYSFLSSSLVKEVATWGGDVSHLVPEPVLRVLGERLARR
- the rsmD gene encoding 16S rRNA (guanine(966)-N(2))-methyltransferase RsmD; translation: MTRVIAGIAGGRRLAVPPGGGTRPTSDRAREGLFSTWTALRGSLDGARVLDLYGGSGAVGLEALSRGAAHTLLAETDARAARTIRDNIRSLGLPGAELRSARAEQLAAAPPDGASYDLVFLDPPYAVGDDDLREILLTLVTNGWLAADAVVTVERSTRGGAFDWPDGFQGLRSRRYGEGTLWYGRPAAHHVSDRP
- a CDS encoding DUF6227 family protein — encoded protein: MTDRREAPRDRSLGPDALTVLGVGIPGQRAYPGQDSSEHARRLLRRAVNTDRPGEEILRLLSAARGYGIERLPEPRGHAGGGHWCSLYEHAFLLDDDSELCLYELEHDRTVDGGLVCEVYPDVLSAGRAAQRHVRVRGGDA